The Methanooceanicella nereidis genomic interval ACTGGCACCGAACCTTGAAGAGGCTATGGCAGGCTCTCCGGTGCGCGTCACTAAAGAGGCGAACCTGGAATCCGCGATAAATGAAATAGAAGCGGAGATGGAACGCGCAAGGATCGAGTGTGACGAGCTGGGTATCATGGTGAAGGCAGACACTCTTGGCAGCCTTGAAGCGATCGTCAACGAGCTAAGGGCCGCGGACATTAAGATCGGCATGGCAGAGGTCGGGGACATTTCCAAGAAGGACATCATCAATGCGGAAACGATCAATGACCCGCTATATCGTGTCGTTCTCGGTTTTAACGTGAACATGCTGCCGGACGCAAAAGACTATCTGTCCAACACGGACATCAAGGTATTCAATAAGGACGTTATCTATCATCTTATAGACAGCTATAAAGAATGGGAGAGAGTCCAGAGAGAGCTGGCCGAAAAGAAGAAATTCGAAGAGATCATAAGGCCCGGGAAGATTAAGTACCTCCCCAACTGCACGTTCAGGCAGAGCAAGCCTGCCGTTATCGGAGTCCAGGTCATGGGTGGATTCATTAAGCCGGGCAACACGCTCATCAAGCCCGACGGCTCAAAGATCGGCGTCGTCAAGCAGATACAGGAGCGTAACGAGAATATCAGTATCGCCACCCAGGGCAAAGAAGTCGCTGTATCCATAGATGGGCCGACAGCAGGAAGACAGATAAACGAGGGAGAAGTCTACTACGTCGATATTCCCGAAGGCCACAGTAAAGTGCTAGAGTTCCAGCTTAAGGATACGATAAAGCAGGATGAGCTTGAGACGCTGTTTGAATTCCTGGCGATAAAAAGAAGAGACAATCCATTCTGGGGCAAGTAAGGATCAAAATTTTTTAGGCTAAAAAAAATTCGTGCATGAAACCAATAGCAGGGGAAAGCACAAATTTATTTTCATTTTTGTCACCATACCGATCAAAGGCTATAGCCGATTTCATTTTCTTAAATATAGAGCTTCATTTGTGCATTCCCGTTCCATTAGTACTACTTAGTTATACTCACATTTCCGGATCAGTACCACCACGGCCTCCATGCATAGCTGAAAGGATAAGCCAGGTCATAGTTGATCAGCGTAGCATATTCAGGATTCCCGTAGAATGTTCCTGCCTCAGGGACCCCGTTCGGGAATAATGCGGGGCATTCCCAGCACATGCCTGATGGCACACCGTAGTTATGGTCAATATAATATGGCCTTCCCGCCCCGTAAGCGAATGAATAAGGCAGGTCATATCCCCATACCTGTCCGCAACTGTAATCTCCTTTAATGTCGGGCTGCCTGCAATATCCTGCCCCGTCACCATATCCTGAATAAGTCACCGCACCGCATGGAACGTACTGCGGATAGGCGTAAGAATCACTTGCATCACATACCATACTGCATGAAAAAATAAGCATAGCTATTGCTGCGATTAGATATTTACACCTCATATTACCCTCCTCAGTAATTTTTTTCGGCGCCGGACAGATATGAGTTAGTTAGAGAAAAATTGCATATTTTGATAATAAGAAGTAAAAAATTTAAAAAAAGGGGGCTTATGCCGGACATTTATACAAGTCTATCCGGCTGCTTAGCGTCCGGGTTAGGTTTTATGGGCTTTCCCATGAACTTTATCCTTTCTTCTATGAGGTGACGGCCCCTTTCGGTGATACCGAACATCGGTATAGAGTCGCCAACCTTGAAAACGCCCTTCTCGACGCCTTTTTCGCGGATATATTTAGAAGCGCATCCTGTTGCGACATCCGCATACTTGTATATTTCTTCGGCGTCTTTCTCCGACAGCCCGGTCGTATGCACGACGAAAGTGTAGATGTTCACGCCGTACTTTTTCTCCATACTGCGCATCTTACGGGCGTCAGAACCCGAGACGATGGACACTGCAATATCGTTATATCCCATCGCTATCGCTTTTTTAACACCTTCGACCTGATCTACGGCCGCGTTCTCAGGGTCCAGCACATTCTCCTCGCCTATGCGGCTGATGAGCCCCGGTATAGGAGTCGTGCTTACCAGCCCTGACACCCTTCCGCCGATTCCCTGAACCATTTCAGGATCGGTCACGATCACTGTACCGCAGCCTTCACAAACAAGCACTGCGGCTTCGACAAGTTTTAATGTCATCGCCGTACAGATGATCTCTGAAACGCCGAACGACAGGAAATCTTTCATCTTTAATGCGCGGTCGGCTTTACACATGCCGAAATCGTCTATCCTGAACTGTATGTTCTTACCGATGGCCTCTTTTGTGAGTTCCTTTATTCCACGGTGTTTATCGAACAGAGGGCAATAGCCGATCACCGGTTCCCCTACCTCCACGACTTTTCCATCCCTGACAACGACGCGGGCCTTACCTAATGCCTCTATTACATGTTCATCCATGAATATCCCTCTATAATACGATAATTGATATATCCCTCTAATTTGTGCCCATATATGATATACTTAATAGTGAAGCTTTAAAGAAAAAGTCAGGATTTTTGGGCCGGAGATTTTAATATAATATCACAAAATTAATTAATAGAGTATAAATACAGGGAAGTACAGCTTTTTTAAGGGAAATAATATGGTAACTCCGGTAGTAGACAAGGAACTTTGCATATCATGCGGTAACTGTGTAGATCTGTGTCCTGAAGTGTTTGCCTACGACGATGAGGGTAAGGCTGAAGTCATCGATAAAGAAGGATGCGGCACAAAATGTGATTGCGAAGAGGCGGCGGCATCTTGCCCCACTGATGCTATAACATTAGAAGAATAGATTTGATGTTAAGCTAGAAACTTTTTATTTTTGAGCTTATCACCCGTCATGCACAAAGGGCTCCAAGACCACTATTTTTACCACAAAGCGCACAAAGGCGAACAAGGAACACCAAACTGCTAACCACAAAGCGCACAAAGGCGAACAAGGAACACCAAACTGCTAACCACAAAGCGCACAAAGGCAAACAAGGAACACAAAGAACTTTTTTAGAAGATAATCATATTAATAAAAAAAATTTTGTGTACCTTAATCGCCTTCGTGCGCTTAGTGGTTAACAAATTAGTGGACCTTAATCGCCTTCGTGCGCTTAGTGGTTAACAAATTAGTGGACCTTCGAGCCATTAGTGGTGAAATACCATAGATAGTGCCCTGTAAAGGCTAAAAATAAAAACAAGTATAGCGGACAAGTTGTCCGCAATTTATTCTAGATTTACTGTAACAGTTTCTGGAGCTCGAACTTGAAGGGACCGAGCTTGCCGCCGTAGTTGCCCGCGGATATCTTCACGATGCCCGGGATGGTGCATGCGGCCTTTATGCCTGCGGTCATTGCCTTCGCGATGGTCTCCTCGTCGACACCGTCGATGACGATCTCGTATGCGGCGTTGACGTTCGCCGGCATCTCAGTGTCAGCTACCTTGCCCTTAAGGGTCGGGGCCATCTTGTGGTTGGTCGAGGCCTTCATGAACTTGCTGTACTTGAGCGAGCCGACCTTGGAGCCGGACGCGACTATGCCGCCCGGGAACGGGCAGATGCAGCCCTCTACGAGGCTGATGGCGTCTACTGCTGCCTGGGCTGCCATTAATGCGGAGCCCTGGGTCTCGCCCATTATGAAGAAGTTGCCGCCTGCGACACCCTTCTTGTAGCCGTACTCTTCCTCACAGATGAAATCGCCTTCCATGATGGGTATAGCCCATACGGTCCTGTCGCCCATGGTCTTCTTTGACTCGAAGCCGTCGCCGAAGAAGTGGAGCTTGACGTCGAGCCTCTTCTCCTGGGTCTTGTCCTCAAGCTTCTCGTAGGGGAGCCAGTTGAAGACCGCTGTCGTCGGAGCTGTCAGGATACACTCGCCTATCCTCTCGATGAGCTGGTGCTTGAGCTCGTCCTTCTTGGGGTGGCAGATCATTATTACATAGCCGGGCCTGCCGTCAGGGGTCTTGTCACCCGGGACGAAGCAGTCGATGCCTGCTTCCGCAGGACAGCCGATGACGGAGGTACCGAAACCGGTGGCCTCAGTGGCCGCTATTTTTGCATAATACTCTGTCGCTGCAGTGATCAGGACTCTGGAAACCGTGATCGGGAACGCCTCTGCATAGGTGTCTTCGATCTCAACATTGTTTATTTTCATTGCATAACCTCCCATTAGTAAAAACTTATAAAGTAATAGCTTTGACCTTATATTTAGATTTCCCACCTATAAAAAGATAAGTATCAGGCAGGGGTTTTATACTTATAGTCTTTAAAAATGTTAAGATCGAGACTTCAATTGCTCAATATATCTTTTTTAATTCACACGAGCGTATCCGTGTAGAAATAGCATCTCTGGAAAATAGCGCTTTCA includes:
- the fhcD gene encoding formylmethanofuran--tetrahydromethanopterin N-formyltransferase, translated to MKINNVEIEDTYAEAFPITVSRVLITAATEYYAKIAATEATGFGTSVIGCPAEAGIDCFVPGDKTPDGRPGYVIMICHPKKDELKHQLIERIGECILTAPTTAVFNWLPYEKLEDKTQEKRLDVKLHFFGDGFESKKTMGDRTVWAIPIMEGDFICEEEYGYKKGVAGGNFFIMGETQGSALMAAQAAVDAISLVEGCICPFPGGIVASGSKVGSLKYSKFMKASTNHKMAPTLKGKVADTEMPANVNAAYEIVIDGVDEETIAKAMTAGIKAACTIPGIVKISAGNYGGKLGPFKFELQKLLQ
- a CDS encoding methanogenesis marker 8 protein, with the translated sequence MDEHVIEALGKARVVVRDGKVVEVGEPVIGYCPLFDKHRGIKELTKEAIGKNIQFRIDDFGMCKADRALKMKDFLSFGVSEIICTAMTLKLVEAAVLVCEGCGTVIVTDPEMVQGIGGRVSGLVSTTPIPGLISRIGEENVLDPENAAVDQVEGVKKAIAMGYNDIAVSIVSGSDARKMRSMEKKYGVNIYTFVVHTTGLSEKDAEEIYKYADVATGCASKYIREKGVEKGVFKVGDSIPMFGITERGRHLIEERIKFMGKPIKPNPDAKQPDRLV
- a CDS encoding ferredoxin produces the protein MVTPVVDKELCISCGNCVDLCPEVFAYDDEGKAEVIDKEGCGTKCDCEEAAASCPTDAITLEE